From the Neobacillus sp. PS3-34 genome, the window CTAATCAAAATGGAAATTTTCAGGAACCTTATTTTTTAGCTAATCAGAATTTATATCCATACATTCTGCACGTATAAGAATCTTTACTTTTACCCATATTTCCTGTAATCCAAGCCAGTTTAAATAAAAAAAGCCCTATTTTTAAGGCTTTTGGATTTTTGTGTTATTTCTTTAAACTATTTATTCTTTCTTTTAGCTTTTCAGCGGCTGACCTCATTACAACCCCTACTGGTGCAGATGCATCTATTTTAATGAATCTTTCAGGGAAGCGATCCATTAAAATATAATATCCTTCTCTTACCTTTTGATGAAATTCGAGTGTTTCTAAGTCAAGGCGATTAATTTCTCTTCCTTTATGGCTGTTAATTCGCCTTAATCCTTCTTCCGGTTCAATATCAAAGTATAGCGTAACATCAGGCATCATCTGCTCAATAGCAAATTGGTTGATTTTGAATACCTCATCAATCCCTAAACCGCGGGCACTGCCTTGTAGCGCCAGAGAACTGTCAACAAACCTGTCACAAAGAACAATTTTCCCTTCTTCTAAAGCCGGCATTACCTTTTCTGCAAGGTGCTGCCTTCTGGCTGCGGCATATAACAATGCTTCTGTCCGAGCGTCCATCGCTGTATTTTCCGGATTAAGAATTACCTTTCTAATTTGTTCTGCTATATCGATGCCGCCAGGCTCCCTTGTAAGCAGTGCAGGATACCCTTCCTCTTCCAGCTGCTGTAGGAGCATTTCGATTACAGTCGACTTTCCCGCTCCCTCAGCCCTTCAATCGTAATAAAAATTCCATTTTTCATAAAAATTAAACCTCCAGAACCTCTATGTGCCAATCTGATAAGATGCAACAGAATATTATTTAAAAACTTTTATCAATCCTTGGTCAAGGAGTGTACCACCTTGAAACCTTGCGCCATGCTCTAAAAGCTCATATAAATGTTCAATCATTTCACCTGATATTTTTTCCCCTGTTAACAGCAATGGGATACCTGGGGGATAGGGAATAAGCATTTCTGCAGAAACCCTTCCCTCTGCTTCGGTAAGGGGAACATCCGTTACATGAAGCTGTTTCATTGATTTATAAGGTATGGCTAACTCCGCTATCTTTATTTCTTTATGCTTGGCCACTTTCTCACTTTTTGCGAGCGGGTATCCCTTCAATGCCTTTTTTATTTTTCCAGCTGCTTCTTTCCAAGGGAATTCTTCATTTTCTTTTAAGAGAGGGAAAATAAATAACACATTATAAGGATCTGCCAATTCAGTAAAGATTCCTTCCTTCTCCAGCAGCTTTTGTATTTTAAATCCGCCAGCCTTGCTTGCCGTCTGGATGGTCATTTTTAATGGATCACCTTGTTGGCCTTGATACTCCAGCACATTAATTTGTGGTATAAGCTTCAATTCTGCCTTAAAAGAAGCAATGTTTTCAATTAAATAATCCAAGTCCCTCTTTTCATATGTATCGAGGTAACTCCTTGCAATATCCAATGAAGCCATTATCGGGTAGGATGGGCTGCTGGACTGAAACACCTGCAAATAATCCTCCAGGGCATCTGCCGGCACTATCTCACTATTAAAATGAATATAAGAGCCCATCGTCATTGCCGGCAAGGTTTTATGGGCGGATTGGACAACAATATCTGCCCCAAGATTTACAGCAGAATCAGGAAAAGGGCTTCCCAGGATAAAATGAGCTCCATGCGCTTCATCTACCAGCACAGGAATTCGACTCCGATGTGCAAGATCGATAATCCCAGCGAGGTCATAGCCCAGTCCATAATAATTGGGATACGTTAAAATGATCGCCCTTGTATCAGGATACAATTCCATTGCCTTTATGACGGTTTCTTTAGCAACCCCTCCGGCTACCTTCCACTCCCAGTCATACTCAGGGCTCAAAAAGACAGGCTTCACCTTCGCAAGCTTTAGCGCATTTAAAACCGACTTATGGCAGTTCCTTTGAACAAGAACCGTATCATTTTCTTCACATGCCGCCATCACCATGGCCAGATTCCCTGCCGTCGATCCATTAACGAGAAAATAACTTTTCTTCACCCCATATAATTCAGCCAGCATCATTTCTGCTTCCAAAATCGCTTCCTCCGGTGAATGCAGATCATCCAGCCCTGACAATTCCGTCGCATCAATATTCAATATATGCCGAAATTCGTTTAACCCTTCAGAGTCAAAAACATTTCCGTATTTATGACCTGGAACATGAAAGGAGATGGGGTTCTTTTCTTTATGTTTAATAAGTGCATTATATAAAGGTTTATTATTGTGATCCATTTATTTTACTTCCTTCTAAGAGTCTCATTCATTTTAACAAAAAAATAAGGCTGCTACCGTTTTCTTTGCAAAAAAATAAAGCCCTTAAAGGACTCTTTATGAAAATATCTCCGGTGTGGTAATTTTTCTGAGCTGTTTAAGAAAATATTTATATTTTGGATTGCCTGTGTCCGTCTGGATTAAATCCTTCTCACATTCCGTGCAGATAAATGAAGTGTATAGATGTATTCCTATTGGCTTTAATTTTTCACAAATGACGCATGTTTCCTCAACCTGGTTATGTGCTAACATCGAACTCATTTCCCCACCTCCATACACCTATTCTGCCCCGGCAAATACATTTGTATACAATTTTTAGAATTGTATCCTTTACCATTTTTCTTGTTTACTATTTTATGATTATGATTGGGTTTAAGTGTATGTCTATCAATGAATTCTTTCGTTATTTCCCGTCCTTTTTTCTAAAACAATCTTCAGAAGCTCTATTCTTCAATTTTAAAAATAAAACACTTATTTTCACTATCTACATATAAACAGTACGCATCCTCCGGTTCAATTTCCATTAACTTTAGGATTTCCTTTGGAATATTCACCGCACCTTCTTCCGTAACAAGCCGACAATTATCTGTACTATTTAATTTGGCCTTCCTGATAAAAATTCTCTCCTTATTAAAATGCAAACTAACATAAGAGCCCGGTAATAGCCCGAATTCATCACGCCATTTCTTAGGCAGCCCCACGCGTCCATTCTTAGCAAAATCATGACACTTATACTTCTGCATATATAATCAGCCCCACTCTATGATGCTTATCTTTTTCCTGTTAATAAGGGACTTAAACACGCTTTGAGTCATAATCGTTTTTTCGGTTGGACAAGTGCTGGGTATATGTTCTCTTTGATGAGCTTTTTGGTAGAACTTCAATAAAAGTCGATTGTTTTTTAAAAATAATCACAGGTTCTCTTTTTAAATGCACGTTAACAGTGGTGATTCTACACTTTTTCTTCATCTTTCTACACTATCTCTCTCTTTTTCTACATTTAAAAGAGCAGATTCTACATTTCATTGCGGACTTTCTACACTAACCTGCCGATATTCTACAATTTGATACCTTAACAAGGTTACTCTCAGATTTATAAAAACAAAAAAAGACAACCCTAATCAGGTTGTCTTCATCGTGCCTGGCAACGTCCTACTCTCACAGGGACAAAGTCCCAACTACCATCGGCGCTGAGAAGCTTAACTTCCGTGTTCGGTATGGGAACGGGTGTGGCCTTCTCGCCATTATTACCAGACTATTTGGTTTGAGGTTTGTTCCCTCAAAACTAGATAATGTAAGAAGAAGAAGTAAGTCGAGTTCGCTTTGTCATAAATGACTTGGTTAAGTCCTCGATCGATTAGTATCAGTCAGCTCCACACGTCGCCGCGCTTCCACCTCTGACCTATCAACCTGATCATCTTTCAGGGATCTTACTAGCTTGCGCTATGGGAAATCTCATCTTGAGGGGGGCTTCATGCTTAGATGCTTTCAGCACTTATCCCGTCCGCACATAGCTACCCAGCGATGCCTTTGGCAAGACAACTGGTACACCAGCGGTGCGTCCATCCCGGTCCTCTCGTACTAAGGACAGCTCCTCTCAAATTTCCTGCGCCCACGACGGATAGGGACCGAACTGTCTCACGACGTTCTGAACCCAGCTCGCGTACCGCTTTAATGGGCGAACAGCCCAACCCTTGGGACCGACTACAGCCCCAGGATGCGATGAGCCGACATCGAGGTGCCAAACCTCCCCGTCGATGTGGACTCTTGGGGGAGATAAGCCTGTTATCCCCGGGGTAGCTTTTATCCGTTGAGCGATGGCCCTTCCATGCGGAACCACCGGATCACTAAGCCCGACTTTCGTCCCTGCTCGACTTGTAGGTCTCGCAGTCAAGCTCCCTTGTGCCTTTACACTCTGCGAATGATTTCCAACCATTCTGAGGGAACCTTTGGGCGCCTCCGTTACTTTTTAGGAGGCGACCGCCCCAGTCAAACTGCCCACCTGACACTGTCTCCCACCCCGATAAGGGGTGCGGGTTAGAATTTCAATACAGCCAGGGTAGTATCCCACCGACGCCTCCACCGAAGCTGGCGCTCCGGTTTCTCAGGCTCCTACCTATCCTGTACAAGCTGTACCAAAATTCAATATCAGGCTGCAGTAAAGCTCCACGGGGTCTTTCCGTCCTGTCGCGGGTAACCTGCATCTTCACAGGTACTATAATTTCACCGAGTCTCTCGTTGAGACAGTGCCCAGATCGTTACGCCTTTCGTGCGGGTCGGAACTTACCCGACAAGGAATTTCGCTACCTTAGGACCGTTATAGTTACGGCCGCCGTTTACTGGGGCTTCGATTCAGAGCTTCGCTTGCGCTAACCCCTCCTCTTAACCTTCCAGCACCGGGCAGGCGTCAGCCCCTATACTTCGCCTTGCGGCTTCGCAGAGACCTGTGTTTTTGCTAAACAGTCGCCTGGGCATATTCACTGCGGCTCTTCGAGGCTATGAACCCCAAAGAGCACCCCTTCTCCCGAAGTTACGGGGTCATTTTGCCGAGTTCCTTAACGAGAGTTCTCTCGCTCACCTTAGGATTCTCTCCTCGCCTACCTGTGTCGGTTTGCGGTACGGGCACCATTTATCTCGCTAGAGGCTTTTCTTGGCAGTGTGGAATCAGGAACTTCGGTACTAAATTTCCCTCGCCGTCACAGCTCAGCCTTCACGCCAGCGGGATTTGCCTCACTGACAGCCTAACTGCTTGGACGCGCATATCCAACAGCGCGCTTACCCTATCCTCCTGCGTCCCCCCATTGCTCAAACGATAAAAAGGTGGTACAGGAATATCAACCTGTTGTCCATCGCCTACGCCTTTCGGCCTCGGCTTAGGTCCCGACTAACCCTGAGCGGACGAGCCTTCCTCAGGAAACCTTAGGCATTCGGTGGACGGGATTCTCACCCGTCTTTCGCTACTCATACCGGCATTCTCACTTCTAAGCGCTCCACCAGTCCTTACGGTCTAGCTTCAACGCCCTTAGAACGCTCTCCTACCACGGACACCATACGGTGTCCATCCACAGCTTCGGTGATACGTTTAGCCCCGGTACATTTTCGGCGCAGAGTCATTCGACCAGTGAGCTATTACGCACTCTTTAAATGGTGGCTGCTTCTAAGCCAACATCCTGGTTGTCTAAACAACTCCACATCCTTTTCCACTTAACGTATACTTTGGGACCTTAGCTGGTGGTCTGGGCTGTTTCCCTTTTGACTACGGATCTTATCACTCGCAGTCTGACTCCCACGGATAAGTCTTTGGCATTCGGAGTTTGTCTGAATTCGGTAACCCGATGAGGCCCCTAGTCCAAACAGTGCTCTACCTCCAAGACTCTCACTACGTGAGGCTAGCCCTAAAGCTATTTCGGAGAGAACCAGCTATCTCCAGGTTCGATTGGAATTTCTCCGCTACCCACACCTCATCCCCGCACTTTTCAACGTGCGTGGGTTCGGCCTCCAGTAGGTGTTACCCTACCTTCACCCTGGACATGGGTAGATCACCTGGTTTCGGGTCTACGACCACATACTCAATCGCCCTATTCAGACTCGCTTTCGCTGCGGCTCCGTCTTCTCAACTTAACCTTGCATGTAATCGTAACTCGCCGGTTCATTCTACAAAAGGCACGCCATTACCCATTAACGGGCTCTGACTACTTGTAGGCACACGGTTTCAGGATCTCTTTCACTCCCCTTCCGGGGTGCTTTTCACCTTTCCCTCACGGTACTGGTTCACTATCGGTCACTAGGGAGTATTTAGCCTTGGGAGATGGTCCTCCCTGCTTCCGACCGGATTTCACGTGTCCCGCCATACTCAGGATCCACTCAGGAGGGAACGAAGTTTCAACTACAGGGTTTTTACCTTCTATGACGGACCTTTCCAGGTCGCTTCATCTACCCCGTTCCTTTGTAACTCCATGTTGAGTGTCCTACAACCCCAAGAGGCAAGCCTCTTGGTTTGGGCTATGTCCCGTTTCGCTCGCCGCTACTCAGGGAATCGCGTTTGCTTTCTCTTCCTCCGGGTACTTAGATGTTTCAGTTCCCCGGGTATGCCTTCAATACCCTATGTATTCAGGTAAAGATACTGTTCCATTACGAACAGTGGGTTTCCCCATTCGGAAATCTCCGGATCAAAGCTTACTTACAGCTCCCCGAAGCATATCGGTGTTAGTCCCGTCCTTCATCGGCTCCTAGTGCCAAGGCATCCACCGTGCGCCCTTTCTAACTTAACCTAAAAGGTTTTTTTCTCTTATTAATAAGAGAAAAAACTAAAATGGCGATTACTCGGTTCTTACTTGGTTTTCTTCTTTACGATTATCTAGTTTTCAAGGAACAAGGATTCTGATAACAATCAGAACATTATTGGTGGAGCCTAGCGGGATCGAACCGCTGACCTCCTGCGTGCAAGGCAGGCGCTCTCCCAGCTGAGCTAAGGCCCGTTATGAGATGGTGGGCCTAATGGACTCGAACCATCGACCTCACGCTTATCAGGCGTGCGCTCTAACCAGCTGAGCTATAGGCCCTCATAACAATTGATTATTATTGAGAGAATTACTCCCTCAAAACTAAACAAACAAAAAGTGGTCAACACTGTAATGTCCGTAAGGACAGTTTCCTTAGAAAGGAGGTGATCCAGCCGCACCTTCCGATACGGCTACCTTGTTACGACTTCACCCCAATCATCTGTCCCACCTTAGGCGGCTGGCTCCTTGCGGTTACCCCACCGACTTCGGGTGTTACAAACTCTCGTGGTGTGACGGGCGGTGTGTACAAGGCCGGGAACGTATTCACCGCGGCATGCTGATCCGCGATTACTAGCGATTCCGGCTTCATGCAGGCGAGTTGCAGCCTGCAATCCGAACTGAGAATGGTTTTATGGGATTGGCTCAACCTCGCGGTTTTGCAGCCCTTTGTACCATCCATTGTAGCACGTGTGTAGCCCAGGTCATAAGGGGCATGATGATTTGACGTCATCCCCACCTTCCTCCGGTTTGTCACCGGCAGTCACCTTAGAGTGCCCAACTGAATGCTGGCAACTAAGATCAAGGGTTGCGCTCGTTGCGGGACTTAACCCAACATCTCACGACACGAGCTGACGACAACCATGCACCACCTGTC encodes:
- a CDS encoding sigma factor G inhibitor Gin; the protein is MSSMLAHNQVEETCVICEKLKPIGIHLYTSFICTECEKDLIQTDTGNPKYKYFLKQLRKITTPEIFS
- a CDS encoding AbrB/MazE/SpoVT family DNA-binding domain-containing protein; its protein translation is MQKYKCHDFAKNGRVGLPKKWRDEFGLLPGSYVSLHFNKERIFIRKAKLNSTDNCRLVTEEGAVNIPKEILKLMEIEPEDAYCLYVDSENKCFIFKIEE
- a CDS encoding aminotransferase class I/II-fold pyridoxal phosphate-dependent enzyme codes for the protein MDHNNKPLYNALIKHKEKNPISFHVPGHKYGNVFDSEGLNEFRHILNIDATELSGLDDLHSPEEAILEAEMMLAELYGVKKSYFLVNGSTAGNLAMVMAACEENDTVLVQRNCHKSVLNALKLAKVKPVFLSPEYDWEWKVAGGVAKETVIKAMELYPDTRAIILTYPNYYGLGYDLAGIIDLAHRSRIPVLVDEAHGAHFILGSPFPDSAVNLGADIVVQSAHKTLPAMTMGSYIHFNSEIVPADALEDYLQVFQSSSPSYPIMASLDIARSYLDTYEKRDLDYLIENIASFKAELKLIPQINVLEYQGQQGDPLKMTIQTASKAGGFKIQKLLEKEGIFTELADPYNVLFIFPLLKENEEFPWKEAAGKIKKALKGYPLAKSEKVAKHKEIKIAELAIPYKSMKQLHVTDVPLTEAEGRVSAEMLIPYPPGIPLLLTGEKISGEMIEHLYELLEHGARFQGGTLLDQGLIKVFK